A stretch of the Sulfuritortus calidifontis genome encodes the following:
- a CDS encoding arginine/lysine/ornithine decarboxylase — translation MRFRFPVVIIDEDFRSENQSGLSIRALAKAIEDEGMEVLGVTSYGDLSSFAQQQSRASAFILSVDDEELANEEEETIAELRAFVEEIRFRNAEIPIFLHGETRTSRHIPNDILRELNGFIHMLEDTPEFLARYIVREAKTYLDSIVPPFFRALTHYASDGSYSWHCPGHSGGVAFLKSPIGQMFHQFFGENLLRADVCNAVDELGQLLDHTGPVAASERNAARIFHCDHLFFVTNGTSTSNKMVWHSTVAPDDIVVVDRNCHKSILHSIIMTGAIPVFLMPTRNHYGIIGPIPLEEFKLENIRKKIEANPFASKLKDKKPRILTITQSTYDGVMYNVETIKEMLDGQIDTLHFDEAWLPHAAFHDFYGDYHAIGEGRSRCKDSMIFATQSTHKLLAGLSQASQILVQDSQTRQLDRDVFNEAYLMHSSTSPQYAIIASCDVAAAMMEPPGGTSLVEESLVEAMDFRRAMRKVEREFGESWWFKVWGPQYLAEEAEGVGDQEDWMLKDNERWHGFGDIAPGFNMLDPIKATIITPGLDVSGEFADGGIPAAIVTKYLAEHGVIVEKTGLYSFFIMFTIGITKGRWNTLLTALQQFKTDYDVNQPLWKVLPEFIEKQPRYEKIGLKDLCEQIHSIYKANDVARLTTEMYLSEMAPAMKPADAFAKMAHREIERVEIDKLEGRITSVLLTPYPPGIPLLIPGERFNGTIVRYLQFARDFNEQFPGFETDIHGLVKEAVDGKVRYYVDCVA, via the coding sequence ATGCGCTTCCGTTTCCCCGTCGTCATCATCGACGAAGACTTCCGCTCCGAGAACCAGAGCGGCCTGTCCATCCGCGCGCTGGCCAAGGCCATCGAAGACGAGGGTATGGAGGTGCTGGGCGTGACCAGCTACGGCGACCTGTCCTCCTTCGCCCAGCAGCAGTCGCGCGCCTCGGCCTTCATCCTCTCGGTCGACGACGAGGAACTGGCCAACGAGGAGGAGGAGACCATCGCCGAGTTGCGCGCCTTCGTCGAGGAGATTCGCTTCCGCAACGCCGAGATTCCGATCTTCCTGCATGGCGAGACCCGCACCTCGCGCCATATCCCGAACGACATCCTGCGCGAGCTGAACGGCTTCATCCACATGCTGGAGGACACGCCGGAATTCCTGGCCCGCTACATCGTGCGCGAGGCCAAGACCTATCTCGACTCCATCGTGCCGCCCTTCTTCCGGGCGCTCACCCATTACGCCTCGGACGGCTCCTATTCCTGGCACTGCCCGGGCCACTCCGGCGGCGTCGCTTTCCTGAAGTCGCCGATCGGCCAGATGTTCCACCAGTTCTTTGGCGAGAACCTGTTGCGCGCCGACGTCTGCAACGCGGTCGACGAGCTGGGCCAGCTGCTCGACCACACCGGCCCGGTGGCGGCCTCCGAACGCAATGCCGCCCGCATCTTCCATTGCGACCACCTGTTCTTCGTCACCAACGGCACCTCGACCTCGAACAAGATGGTCTGGCACTCCACCGTGGCGCCGGACGACATCGTGGTGGTCGACCGCAACTGCCACAAGTCGATCCTGCACTCGATCATCATGACCGGGGCGATCCCGGTGTTCTTGATGCCGACCCGCAACCACTATGGCATCATCGGCCCGATCCCGCTGGAGGAGTTCAAGCTCGAGAATATCCGCAAGAAGATCGAGGCCAACCCCTTCGCCAGCAAGCTCAAGGACAAGAAGCCGCGCATCCTGACCATCACCCAGTCGACCTACGACGGCGTGATGTACAACGTCGAGACCATCAAGGAAATGCTCGACGGCCAGATCGATACCCTGCATTTCGACGAGGCCTGGCTGCCGCACGCCGCCTTCCATGATTTCTATGGCGATTATCACGCCATCGGCGAGGGGCGTTCGCGCTGCAAGGACTCGATGATCTTCGCCACCCAGTCCACCCACAAGCTGCTGGCCGGCCTGAGTCAGGCCTCGCAGATTTTGGTCCAGGACTCGCAGACGCGGCAATTGGACCGCGACGTCTTCAACGAGGCCTATCTGATGCATAGCTCGACCTCGCCGCAATACGCCATCATCGCCTCCTGCGATGTGGCGGCGGCGATGATGGAGCCGCCGGGTGGCACTTCCCTGGTCGAGGAGTCGCTGGTCGAGGCCATGGACTTCCGCCGCGCCATGCGCAAGGTCGAGCGCGAGTTCGGCGAATCCTGGTGGTTCAAGGTCTGGGGTCCGCAATACCTGGCCGAGGAGGCCGAGGGCGTGGGCGACCAGGAAGACTGGATGCTCAAGGACAACGAGCGCTGGCATGGCTTCGGTGACATCGCCCCCGGCTTCAACATGCTCGACCCGATCAAGGCCACCATCATCACCCCCGGCCTCGACGTCTCCGGCGAGTTTGCCGACGGCGGGATTCCGGCCGCCATCGTCACCAAGTACCTGGCCGAGCACGGCGTCATCGTCGAGAAGACCGGCCTCTATTCCTTCTTCATCATGTTCACCATCGGCATCACCAAGGGTCGCTGGAACACCCTGCTCACCGCGCTGCAGCAATTCAAGACGGATTACGACGTCAACCAGCCGCTGTGGAAGGTGCTGCCGGAGTTCATCGAGAAGCAGCCTCGTTATGAAAAAATCGGCCTCAAGGATCTGTGCGAGCAGATTCACAGCATCTACAAGGCCAACGACGTCGCCCGGCTGACGACCGAGATGTACCTGTCGGAAATGGCGCCGGCGATGAAGCCGGCCGACGCCTTCGCCAAGATGGCCCACCGCGAGATCGAGCGGGTGGAGATCGACAAGCTGGAGGGCCGCATTACCAGTGTCCTGCTGACCCCTTACCCGCCGGGTATTCCGCTGCTGATTCCGGGCGAGCGTTTCAACGGCACCATCGTTCGCTATCTGCAGTTCGCCCGCGACTTCAACGAGCAGTTCCCGGGCTTCGAGACCGACATCCACGGCCTGGTCAAGGAGGCGGTCGACGGCAAGGTGCGCTATTACGTCGACTGCGTCGCGTGA
- the rpsF gene encoding 30S ribosomal protein S6, which produces MRHYEIVFIVHPDQSEQVPAMVERYRSLITAKGGQIHRLEDWGRRQLAYSIQKVHKAHYVLMNIECDQETLDELDHGFRFNDAILRHLVIKRDEAITGASPMMKEEKSRNMLAPQSQEASAEAAA; this is translated from the coding sequence ATGCGTCACTACGAAATCGTCTTTATCGTCCATCCGGACCAGAGCGAGCAGGTGCCCGCCATGGTCGAGCGTTACCGCAGCCTGATCACCGCCAAGGGTGGCCAGATCCATCGCCTGGAAGACTGGGGCCGCCGCCAGCTGGCCTACAGCATCCAGAAGGTGCACAAGGCCCACTACGTGCTCATGAACATCGAGTGCGACCAGGAGACCCTGGACGAGCTGGATCATGGCTTCCGCTTCAACGATGCCATCCTGCGCCATCTCGTCATCAAGCGCGACGAGGCCATCACCGGCGCCTCGCCGATGATGAAGGAAGAGAAGTCCCGCAACATGCTGGCACCGCAGTCGCAGGAGGCGTCGGCCGAGGCTGCCGCCTGA
- the priB gene encoding primosomal replication protein N, whose product MANRVELTGQILATSGLRFTPAGVATVEMRLAHGSEQNEAGRPRQVVCEVEAIAFGETARKLSQSPVGSQVSLIGFLDRKSPRSSLLTVHVTDYELI is encoded by the coding sequence GTGGCCAATCGGGTCGAGCTGACCGGGCAAATCCTGGCAACCAGCGGCCTGCGCTTCACCCCGGCCGGTGTGGCCACCGTAGAGATGCGGTTGGCCCACGGCTCGGAGCAGAACGAAGCAGGTCGGCCACGTCAGGTGGTGTGCGAGGTTGAGGCGATCGCCTTCGGCGAGACCGCCCGGAAACTGAGCCAGAGCCCAGTCGGAAGCCAGGTAAGCCTCATCGGCTTCCTCGACCGCAAGAGCCCCCGCAGCAGCCTGCTGACCGTGCACGTAACCGATTACGAATTGATCTAA
- the rpsR gene encoding 30S ribosomal protein S18: protein MAFFRRKPDAKGKGKTGGALFRRKKFCRFTAEGVKEIDYKDIEVLKDFLTEQGRIIPGRITGTRAHYQRQLATAIKRAQFLALMPYTDLHE, encoded by the coding sequence ATGGCGTTTTTCCGACGCAAACCCGATGCCAAGGGCAAGGGCAAGACTGGCGGCGCCCTGTTCCGCCGCAAGAAGTTCTGCCGCTTCACCGCCGAAGGCGTGAAAGAGATCGACTACAAGGACATCGAAGTTCTGAAGGACTTCCTGACCGAGCAGGGCCGCATCATCCCCGGCCGCATCACCGGCACCCGCGCCCACTATCAGCGCCAGCTGGCCACCGCCATCAAACGGGCCCAGTTTCTGGCCCTGATGCCGTATACCGACCTGCACGAGTAA
- the rplI gene encoding 50S ribosomal protein L9, producing the protein MEIILLEKVVNLGGLGDVVRVKDGFARNFLIPQGKAKRATAANREEFAQRRAELEKVAAEKLAAAQARAEKLAGYMLQITQKAGVDGRLFGSVTNVDIAEALKAQGFDVSKSEVRMPAGPFKMVGDYDLTLALHSDVSVDIKVSVLGEH; encoded by the coding sequence ATGGAAATCATTCTGCTGGAAAAGGTCGTCAACCTCGGCGGGCTGGGCGATGTGGTCCGGGTCAAGGACGGTTTTGCCCGTAACTTCCTGATCCCCCAGGGCAAGGCCAAGCGGGCCACTGCCGCCAACCGGGAAGAGTTCGCTCAGCGTCGCGCCGAGCTGGAGAAGGTCGCCGCCGAGAAGTTGGCGGCCGCCCAGGCCCGGGCCGAGAAGCTGGCCGGCTATATGTTGCAGATCACCCAGAAGGCCGGGGTCGACGGTCGTCTGTTCGGTTCCGTCACCAACGTCGACATCGCCGAGGCCCTCAAGGCCCAGGGTTTCGACGTGAGCAAGTCCGAGGTGCGCATGCCCGCGGGTCCGTTCAAGATGGTCGGCGACTACGACCTGACCCTGGCCCTGCACAGCGACGTCTCGGTCGACATCAAGGTGTCGGTTCTGGGCGAGCACTAA
- the dnaB gene encoding replicative DNA helicase: MSAVFADPELSAIKLPPHSVEAEQSVLGGLMLENGAWDRVADAISEYDFYRADHRLIWKQVTRLIEDNKPADVITVAEALESHNQLDEVGGLAYLTALAQNTPSAANIRRYAEIVRERAVLRRLAEVGAEIAELSYNPAGRKASEILDEAEAKVFEIKEAGARGGQGFQPIKPVLIEVVNRIDELYNRENPSEITGVPTGFADLDAKTSGLQPGDLVIVAGRPSMGKTAFSLNIAENVALAAGLPVAVFSMEMAATQLVMRMLGSVGKLDQHKLRTGRISEDDWPRLTHALGQLDEAPVFIDESGGLTSMEVRARARRLARQCKDGRLGLIVIDYLQLMAGSGGGENRATEISEISRSLKSLAKELHVPVIALSQLNRSLEQRPNKRPVMSDLRESGAIEQDADVILFIYRDEVYNPDSQDKGTAEIIIGKQRNGPTGTVRLTFMGEYTRFENFAADIYLTPNN; encoded by the coding sequence ATGTCCGCCGTCTTCGCCGATCCCGAACTGTCCGCCATCAAGCTGCCACCCCATTCGGTCGAGGCCGAGCAATCGGTGTTGGGCGGCCTCATGCTGGAGAACGGCGCCTGGGACCGGGTGGCCGATGCCATCTCCGAATACGACTTCTACCGGGCCGATCACCGCCTGATCTGGAAGCAGGTCACCCGCCTGATCGAGGACAACAAGCCGGCCGACGTGATCACCGTGGCCGAGGCGCTGGAGTCGCACAACCAGCTCGACGAGGTCGGCGGCCTGGCCTATCTCACCGCCCTGGCCCAGAACACCCCCTCCGCGGCCAATATCCGCCGCTACGCCGAGATCGTGCGCGAGCGGGCCGTGCTGCGCCGGCTGGCCGAGGTCGGCGCCGAGATCGCCGAGCTGTCCTACAACCCGGCCGGGCGCAAGGCCAGCGAGATCCTCGACGAGGCCGAGGCCAAGGTGTTCGAGATCAAGGAGGCCGGCGCCCGCGGCGGCCAGGGTTTCCAGCCGATCAAGCCGGTGCTGATCGAGGTGGTCAACCGGATCGACGAGCTGTACAACCGGGAGAACCCGAGCGAGATCACCGGCGTGCCCACCGGTTTCGCCGACCTCGATGCCAAGACCTCGGGCCTGCAGCCGGGCGACCTCGTCATCGTCGCGGGCCGTCCGTCCATGGGCAAGACCGCCTTCTCGCTCAATATCGCCGAAAACGTCGCCCTGGCCGCCGGCCTGCCGGTGGCGGTGTTCAGCATGGAAATGGCCGCGACCCAGCTGGTCATGCGCATGCTGGGCTCGGTCGGCAAGCTCGACCAGCACAAGCTGCGCACCGGTCGCATCAGCGAGGACGACTGGCCGCGGCTGACCCACGCCTTGGGCCAGTTGGACGAGGCGCCGGTGTTCATCGACGAATCCGGCGGCCTGACCTCGATGGAGGTGCGCGCCCGTGCCCGGCGCCTGGCCCGCCAGTGCAAGGACGGCCGCCTGGGCCTGATCGTCATCGACTATCTGCAGCTGATGGCCGGCAGCGGCGGCGGCGAGAACCGCGCCACCGAGATCTCGGAGATCTCCCGCTCGCTCAAGAGCCTGGCCAAGGAGCTGCACGTGCCGGTGATCGCCCTGTCCCAGCTCAACCGCTCGCTCGAGCAGCGGCCGAACAAGCGGCCGGTGATGTCCGACCTGCGCGAATCCGGCGCCATCGAGCAGGACGCCGACGTCATCCTGTTCATCTATCGCGACGAGGTCTACAACCCGGACAGCCAGGACAAGGGCACGGCCGAGATCATCATCGGCAAGCAGCGCAACGGCCCCACCGGCACCGTGCGCCTGACCTTCATGGGCGAGTACACCCGGTTCGAGAACTTCGCGGCCGACATCTACCTGACGCCGAACAACTGA
- a CDS encoding endonuclease domain-containing protein, with protein sequence MRNRQLEGCKFRRQHAIGPYIADFVCLEAALILELDGGQHAAATSEDARRTAYLQRQGFRVLRFWNNEVLGNLAGVLEVIRQALLKARPSPQRSDQAPAFPYPQEGGAATVGASAPLTPALSPEGRGGKAKADLSPLPSGERVRVRGDNPHRLFSPLPSEPV encoded by the coding sequence CTGCGGAACCGACAGCTGGAGGGTTGCAAATTTCGCCGTCAGCATGCCATCGGACCATATATCGCTGATTTTGTGTGTCTCGAAGCGGCACTTATCCTGGAGCTGGATGGTGGTCAGCATGCTGCCGCCACCTCTGAAGATGCCAGGCGGACGGCTTATTTGCAGAGGCAGGGATTTAGGGTGCTGAGGTTTTGGAACAACGAGGTACTCGGTAATTTGGCGGGCGTGCTCGAGGTGATCCGCCAGGCATTGCTAAAGGCTCGACCTTCACCTCAACGCTCCGATCAAGCCCCTGCCTTTCCTTACCCCCAAGAAGGGGGCGCGGCCACGGTAGGCGCATCCGCCCCCCTCACCCCAGCCCTCTCCCCGGAGGGGAGAGGGGGGAAGGCGAAGGCGGACTTATCCCCTCTCCCCTCCGGGGAGAGGGTTAGGGTGAGGGGCGATAATCCACACCGTCTCTTTTCCCCTCTCCCAAGCGAGCCCGTGTGA
- the alr gene encoding alanine racemase, whose amino-acid sequence MSRPLVARIDTAALAHNLGLARRLAGSARVLAVVKANGYGHGLLRVARALRAADGFAVLTLDEAEALRAAGFTHPIVLLEGFFHPDELPAIAHWRLQPVVHREDQAEILARTRLDHRIDVFVKVDTGMHRLGLSPRRLKEVVELLQAAESVGSITLMTHFASADEFEVGVAEQMREFRQAAEGLALPVSLANSAALMRYPETLGDWVRPGIMLYGASPFADEPGGHLGLLPAMTLESRLIAQRPLRRGEAVGYGGAFVAPKDMRIGIVACGYADGYPRHAGTGTPVLVEGQHTRTLGRVSMDMLCVDLTPIPNAHVGSVVTLWGEGLPVEEVAASAGTIAYELLTAIAPRVRIEEH is encoded by the coding sequence ATGTCCCGCCCGCTCGTCGCCCGCATCGACACCGCCGCGCTGGCCCACAACCTCGGCCTGGCCCGGCGCCTGGCCGGCTCGGCCCGCGTTCTGGCCGTGGTCAAGGCCAACGGCTACGGTCATGGCCTCTTGCGCGTGGCGCGTGCCCTGCGCGCCGCCGACGGCTTCGCCGTGCTCACCCTGGACGAGGCCGAGGCCCTGCGCGCCGCCGGCTTCACCCATCCCATCGTGCTGCTGGAGGGCTTCTTCCATCCCGACGAGTTGCCGGCCATCGCCCACTGGCGCCTGCAGCCGGTGGTTCATCGCGAGGACCAGGCCGAGATATTGGCCCGGACTCGGCTCGATCATCGGATCGATGTCTTCGTCAAGGTCGATACCGGCATGCACCGCTTGGGGCTGAGTCCCAGGCGGCTCAAGGAGGTGGTGGAGCTGCTGCAGGCGGCCGAATCGGTCGGCAGCATCACCCTGATGACCCACTTCGCCAGCGCCGACGAGTTCGAGGTGGGCGTCGCCGAGCAGATGCGGGAGTTCCGTCAGGCCGCCGAGGGCCTCGCTCTGCCCGTGAGCCTGGCCAATTCCGCCGCCCTCATGCGCTACCCGGAAACCCTGGGCGACTGGGTGCGTCCTGGCATCATGCTCTACGGTGCCTCGCCCTTCGCCGACGAGCCGGGCGGCCACCTCGGCCTGCTGCCGGCCATGACCCTGGAGAGCCGGCTCATCGCCCAGCGCCCTTTGCGCCGCGGCGAGGCGGTCGGCTACGGCGGCGCTTTCGTCGCGCCCAAGGACATGCGCATCGGCATCGTCGCCTGCGGCTATGCCGACGGCTACCCGCGCCACGCCGGCACCGGCACGCCGGTCCTGGTCGAAGGCCAGCACACCCGCACCCTGGGCCGGGTGTCCATGGACATGCTGTGCGTCGATCTGACGCCCATTCCCAACGCCCATGTCGGCAGCGTCGTCACCCTCTGGGGCGAAGGCCTGCCGGTGGAAGAGGTGGCGGCCAGCGCCGGCACCATCGCCTATGAACTGCTCACGGCCATCGCGCCGCGGGTGCGCATCGAAGAACACTGA
- the trpC gene encoding indole-3-glycerol phosphate synthase TrpC, which yields MSDILDQILAVKREEVAAARRAEPLEAMREAAELAPPPRDFVGAIRAKLAAGQPAVIAEIKKASPSKGVIRPDFKPAEIAQSYEQGGAACLSVLTDRQFFQGAPDYLREARDACTLPVLRKDFIIDPYQVYEARAMGADCILLIVAALSLPQMQELEDLAMQLGMAVLVESHDAAELEQALQLQTPLIGINNRNLRSFEVSLKTTLDLLPRIHTSPPPSLPHPVGEGPDALPASGEGWGGERIVITESGILAPTDVALMRQNGVNSFLVGEAFMRAAEPGEALARLFAG from the coding sequence ATGTCCGACATCCTCGACCAGATCCTTGCCGTCAAACGCGAAGAAGTGGCTGCCGCCCGCCGGGCCGAGCCGCTCGAAGCCATGCGCGAGGCCGCCGAGCTGGCGCCGCCGCCGCGCGACTTCGTAGGCGCCATCCGGGCCAAGCTGGCCGCCGGCCAGCCCGCCGTGATCGCCGAGATCAAGAAGGCCAGCCCAAGCAAGGGCGTCATCCGGCCCGATTTCAAACCGGCCGAGATCGCCCAAAGCTACGAGCAGGGCGGCGCGGCCTGCCTGTCAGTGCTCACTGACCGGCAATTCTTCCAGGGCGCGCCGGATTACCTGCGCGAGGCGCGCGATGCCTGCACCCTGCCGGTTTTGCGCAAGGACTTCATCATCGACCCCTACCAGGTCTATGAGGCCCGGGCCATGGGCGCGGACTGCATCCTGCTCATCGTCGCCGCCTTGAGCCTGCCGCAGATGCAGGAACTGGAGGACCTGGCCATGCAACTCGGCATGGCCGTCCTGGTCGAATCGCACGACGCCGCCGAGCTGGAACAGGCCCTGCAACTCCAGACCCCGCTCATCGGCATCAACAACCGCAACCTGCGCAGCTTCGAGGTCAGCCTGAAAACCACGCTCGATCTCTTGCCACGCATTCATACTTCTCCCCCTCCCAGCCTCCCCCACCCAGTGGGGGAGGGGCCTGACGCCCTCCCCGCAAGCGGGGAGGGGTGGGGTGGGGAGAGAATCGTCATCACCGAAAGCGGCATCCTCGCCCCGACCGACGTCGCCCTGATGCGGCAAAACGGTGTCAACAGCTTCCTGGTCGGCGAGGCCTTCATGCGGGCGGCCGAGCCGGGGGAGGCGTTGGCCCGGCTGTTTGCCGGCTAA
- a CDS encoding type II toxin-antitoxin system VapC family toxin, giving the protein MLCLVSHATAWELALKTSIGRLELTEPAATFLEREVQANGFAFLPIQLMHIAIVERLPVQHRDPFDRMLVAQALAEALPFVSADQSLDIYGINRLW; this is encoded by the coding sequence GTGCTGTGCCTGGTGAGTCACGCCACCGCATGGGAGTTGGCGCTCAAGACCAGCATCGGCCGTCTGGAATTGACCGAGCCGGCCGCAACCTTTCTCGAAAGAGAGGTTCAAGCCAACGGTTTTGCTTTCCTGCCCATTCAGCTTATGCACATCGCCATTGTCGAGCGCTTACCTGTTCAGCACCGCGACCCATTCGACCGTATGCTCGTGGCCCAAGCCCTGGCAGAGGCCCTGCCTTTCGTCAGCGCCGACCAGTCACTCGACATCTACGGCATCAACCGGCTCTGGTGA
- a CDS encoding porin, with translation MKKSLIALAALSAFAAPAFAATSNVDVYGKLSFAVDYADVDNGVAGADKSDLVTGVNHTSYIGFKGTEDLGGGMKAVWQVESEVGKLAATTDPVFANRNTFVGLAGGFGEVRLGRHDTPYKMATGGLDPFGDSVGDYNAIIGSYDGGAGKFDTRAAATVAYISPNFNGLTAAVAYIGVQNPETAGQDNKDAWSAAAMYDNGPLFASVAYEVYNGAAGAASTANKSHDAWKVGLGYKFGDTKVGVVYENIENDTAASATSRDAWYLSLAHTMGPMVLKAAYGKANESDANASDDATLWTVGVDYNMSKRTTLYAVYADLSQGTGGDYGMGDGGKLYTPATGKDASAFSVGIKHTF, from the coding sequence ATGAAGAAGTCTCTGATTGCTCTGGCCGCCCTCAGCGCTTTCGCTGCCCCGGCCTTCGCTGCCACCTCCAACGTCGACGTCTACGGCAAGCTGTCGTTCGCCGTTGACTACGCTGATGTCGACAATGGCGTTGCTGGCGCTGACAAGTCCGACCTGGTGACCGGTGTCAACCACACCTCCTACATCGGCTTCAAGGGCACCGAGGATCTGGGCGGTGGCATGAAGGCCGTGTGGCAGGTCGAGTCCGAGGTTGGTAAGCTGGCCGCTACCACCGACCCCGTGTTCGCCAACCGCAACACCTTCGTCGGCCTGGCCGGCGGTTTCGGTGAGGTCCGTCTGGGTCGTCACGACACCCCCTACAAGATGGCTACCGGCGGTCTGGACCCGTTCGGTGACTCCGTGGGTGACTACAATGCCATCATCGGCAGTTACGACGGTGGCGCTGGCAAGTTCGACACCCGTGCGGCTGCTACCGTGGCCTACATCAGCCCCAACTTCAACGGCCTGACTGCCGCTGTCGCCTACATTGGCGTGCAGAACCCTGAGACCGCCGGCCAGGACAACAAGGACGCCTGGAGCGCGGCCGCCATGTACGACAATGGCCCCCTGTTCGCTTCTGTCGCTTATGAAGTGTACAACGGTGCCGCTGGCGCTGCCTCTACCGCCAACAAGTCCCACGATGCCTGGAAAGTCGGCCTGGGCTACAAGTTCGGCGACACCAAGGTCGGTGTGGTCTACGAGAACATCGAGAACGACACTGCTGCCTCTGCCACTTCGCGTGACGCTTGGTACCTGAGCCTGGCCCACACCATGGGCCCGATGGTCCTGAAGGCCGCCTATGGCAAGGCCAACGAGAGCGATGCCAACGCTAGCGACGATGCCACCCTGTGGACCGTGGGCGTGGACTACAACATGTCCAAGCGCACCACCCTGTACGCTGTCTACGCCGATCTGAGCCAGGGCACTGGTGGTGACTATGGCATGGGCGACGGCGGCAAGCTGTACACTCCTGCCACGGGCAAGGATGCCAGCGCCTTCTCCGTCGGCATCAAGCACACCTTCTAA
- a CDS encoding ComEA family DNA-binding protein, with protein MKKRLFVLLVACGLASPAWAALDINSATQADLAALPGLGPAKARAIVKYREKHGPFRNLNDVINVKGMSRESVAKLGEELAKAEPQPAGKHRK; from the coding sequence ATGAAAAAACGGCTGTTCGTATTGCTTGTTGCCTGCGGTCTGGCCTCGCCCGCCTGGGCGGCGCTGGACATCAACAGCGCCACGCAAGCCGATCTGGCGGCACTCCCCGGCCTGGGTCCGGCCAAGGCCAGGGCAATCGTCAAATATCGTGAAAAACACGGCCCGTTCAGGAATCTGAACGACGTGATCAATGTGAAGGGGATGAGCAGGGAGAGCGTGGCCAAGCTGGGAGAAGAGCTGGCCAAGGCCGAGCCACAGCCAGCCGGCAAACACAGGAAGTAG
- a CDS encoding type II toxin-antitoxin system HipA family toxin yields the protein MSSRPPDTLYLWYLGNPQAPVLVGDLHLVMNRRGVSLRYDQAWLDHGFPLSEDLPLSDIEHFPREKDTAAGAVDDARPDRWGERVIRLLDRPPRLSLLEFLYYAGDDRFGALGVSTSRLDYQPHEIGPLPKLADVDAVHEVIRRILAQEPVDELQRRLLAPGVTMGGARPKALLQLDDEEWVLKFAEADRPAEPLIEHAAMTLAAKAGITVAETRPIRLRDGVAVAVRRFDRRFDHGAGKRLHAISANVALKAANAELSYPNLALLLRRRGVIDIHRAQMHELFRRLVFNILIDNTDDHEKNHVLLVTANQHYVLAPAFDILPIAQSLGCQAMVVGERGAESSVENALTAATQYWLTPHEALTEARKVAQVVDGWRAHFAGLGLANADLDELAHHIDRPFLLEQRQALKRLPV from the coding sequence ATGAGTTCGCGTCCCCCTGACACACTCTACCTCTGGTACCTTGGCAATCCGCAAGCCCCTGTCCTGGTTGGCGATCTCCACCTGGTCATGAACCGTCGCGGCGTTTCGTTGCGCTACGACCAAGCCTGGCTTGATCATGGGTTTCCACTCAGCGAGGACCTGCCGCTCAGCGACATCGAGCACTTCCCGCGGGAGAAGGACACGGCCGCAGGCGCCGTCGATGACGCCCGGCCAGACCGCTGGGGCGAACGCGTCATTCGCCTACTCGACCGCCCGCCACGGCTCTCCCTATTGGAATTCCTCTACTACGCCGGCGATGACCGCTTCGGCGCCCTGGGTGTTTCCACCTCCCGACTCGACTACCAGCCACATGAAATCGGGCCTTTGCCCAAACTGGCCGACGTCGACGCGGTACACGAAGTAATTCGCCGCATTCTGGCGCAGGAGCCGGTCGACGAACTACAGAGGCGCCTGCTGGCCCCGGGCGTCACCATGGGCGGCGCCCGGCCGAAGGCCTTGCTTCAACTGGATGACGAGGAATGGGTTCTCAAATTCGCAGAAGCCGACCGGCCCGCCGAGCCCTTGATCGAGCACGCGGCCATGACGCTGGCGGCCAAGGCCGGAATCACCGTCGCCGAGACTCGCCCCATTCGGCTTAGGGACGGCGTAGCCGTGGCTGTCCGCCGGTTCGACCGCCGCTTTGACCATGGGGCTGGCAAGCGCCTACATGCGATTTCCGCCAATGTCGCGCTGAAGGCTGCCAACGCCGAACTGTCCTATCCCAATCTGGCACTACTGCTTAGGCGTCGTGGCGTCATCGACATCCATCGCGCCCAGATGCACGAGCTCTTTCGCCGTCTGGTTTTCAACATCCTCATCGACAACACCGACGACCACGAAAAAAACCACGTCCTCCTGGTCACGGCCAACCAGCACTATGTCCTGGCGCCAGCCTTCGACATCCTGCCCATTGCCCAGTCGCTGGGCTGCCAGGCGATGGTGGTCGGCGAGCGGGGCGCAGAATCGTCCGTCGAGAACGCGCTGACTGCAGCCACCCAGTATTGGCTGACGCCGCATGAGGCCTTGACTGAGGCACGCAAGGTGGCCCAGGTTGTCGACGGCTGGCGTGCGCACTTCGCCGGCTTGGGCCTCGCCAATGCCGACCTCGACGAACTGGCTCATCACATAGACCGCCCCTTTCTGCTGGAGCAGCGCCAAGCCCTGAAGCGCCTTCCGGTCTAG